The following coding sequences lie in one Candidatus Peregrinibacteria bacterium genomic window:
- the rpsP gene encoding 30S ribosomal protein S16, whose product MLKIRLQRAGRRNLPFYRIVVAEDRSPIKGRYLELLGHCNPLSRPKLLEVKKEKVEHWVSLGAHPSQTVARLLLKQGISVVEKFIEKRVMKPTRAERAAQEKIEKKESEAPKEESAPKESSSEGSSNEKVEKAETVPEVSTEKKAE is encoded by the coding sequence GTGCTGAAAATTCGATTACAACGGGCCGGACGAAGGAATCTGCCATTCTATCGCATTGTCGTTGCGGAAGACAGAAGTCCAATCAAAGGGCGCTATTTAGAGCTCCTGGGTCATTGTAATCCACTTTCTCGCCCAAAACTCCTTGAGGTCAAAAAAGAAAAAGTAGAACATTGGGTTTCCCTTGGCGCTCATCCTTCCCAGACTGTCGCAAGACTTCTCCTGAAACAGGGGATTTCAGTTGTAGAAAAGTTTATTGAGAAACGTGTCATGAAACCAACTCGAGCAGAAAGAGCGGCGCAAGAAAAAATTGAAAAGAAAGAAAGTGAAGCTCCCAAGGAAGAATCTGCTCCAAAAGAAAGTTCTTCCGAAGGCTCATCGAATGAAAAGGTTGAGAAGGCAGAGACAGTTCCAGAGGTATCAACAGAAAAAAAAGCAGAATAA
- a CDS encoding patatin-like phospholipase family protein, with protein MKKSALVLSGGASLGAAHIGALQVLEKKYTFDFLAGVSAGAIVAAAFACGKTAEQIAKELYKQSFFHLGLDFTRSSFGILQGTKILEVLNKFFENKNFEDLHPHKKLMIGTTDFQTGERVIITSGNIAEAVRASISLPVIFEPFLHQGRWLIDGGVAQNFPLDLAIEHYEGDHIIGIDVATCFSRDFDFTEKRIFRKLSHIHLILERTLRIFFKNQEKFPIDERVKIIRPSLQDFHGLDVLRLKEIENAGREAAEKMNTA; from the coding sequence ATGAAAAAGTCGGCGTTAGTACTTTCAGGAGGAGCAAGTTTAGGGGCGGCTCATATTGGTGCGCTTCAGGTACTTGAAAAAAAATATACATTTGATTTTCTTGCCGGTGTTTCTGCAGGAGCAATTGTTGCTGCTGCATTTGCGTGTGGAAAAACTGCTGAACAAATTGCAAAAGAACTCTACAAACAGAGTTTTTTTCATTTAGGACTCGATTTTACGAGGAGCAGTTTCGGAATTTTGCAAGGAACAAAAATTCTCGAAGTGCTCAATAAATTTTTTGAGAATAAAAATTTCGAAGATTTACATCCACACAAAAAATTGATGATAGGAACTACTGATTTTCAGACAGGCGAAAGAGTAATAATTACTTCGGGAAATATTGCAGAAGCTGTTCGCGCTTCCATTTCTCTTCCCGTTATTTTTGAACCTTTTCTGCACCAGGGGAGATGGCTCATCGATGGAGGAGTGGCACAAAATTTTCCGCTCGATCTTGCTATTGAACATTATGAAGGAGATCATATTATCGGAATAGATGTCGCCACGTGTTTTTCCCGAGATTTCGATTTCACGGAAAAACGAATCTTCAGAAAATTATCACATATACACCTCATCCTCGAAAGAACTCTTCGTATTTTTTTTAAGAATCAGGAAAAATTTCCCATTGATGAGCGCGTCAAAATCATCAGACCATCTCTTCAGGATTTCCATGGACTCGACGTTTTGCGTCTCAAGGAAATCGAAAACGCAGGTCGAGAGGCGGCTGAAAAAATGAATACTGCGTAA
- a CDS encoding thioredoxin domain-containing protein codes for MRKNRIMFLGLVAIFFIISGCDFPRISNKNIPKTEPLKVPEFFSAESDEIEKDTKTNDTDLKIVLPQEVPEIEPLPISPPEELPLEGNIPPVENVPKNSKVQESEKDVLLSKLSGRIEVFSDFECPFCKIFETNTLAVIRKKHPLVQIRLRYFPLEIHPHSISAAKYSLCAGEQDKLEEMNSSLFSAQSLSDENLQEIAKSMELNLEDLSLCISSPETESLIKNDVAEGVERGVRVTPVFFVNESMYVGAEPIENVEKYLRDTAQNLSPSLPLKR; via the coding sequence ATGCGAAAAAATAGAATTATGTTTTTGGGGCTTGTTGCCATTTTCTTTATTATTTCTGGATGTGATTTTCCTCGTATTTCGAATAAAAATATTCCTAAAACAGAACCTCTAAAAGTTCCTGAATTTTTTTCCGCAGAAAGTGATGAAATTGAGAAAGATACGAAGACGAATGATACAGACCTCAAAATTGTTCTTCCTCAAGAAGTTCCCGAAATCGAACCGCTCCCCATATCTCCTCCGGAAGAGCTCCCATTAGAAGGGAATATTCCCCCAGTCGAAAATGTTCCAAAGAATTCAAAAGTACAAGAGTCCGAAAAGGACGTTCTTCTCTCAAAACTTTCTGGTCGCATTGAAGTGTTTTCAGATTTTGAATGTCCTTTTTGTAAAATATTTGAAACAAACACTCTTGCCGTCATTCGGAAAAAACATCCACTCGTTCAAATTCGTCTTCGATATTTTCCGCTTGAGATTCATCCACATTCAATTTCCGCAGCAAAATACAGTCTTTGTGCCGGAGAACAAGACAAGTTGGAAGAAATGAACAGTTCTCTTTTTTCTGCACAAAGCCTTTCAGATGAGAATCTTCAAGAAATAGCAAAAAGTATGGAGTTGAACTTGGAAGACTTATCTCTCTGTATTTCAAGCCCAGAAACAGAAAGCCTTATAAAAAATGATGTTGCTGAAGGTGTAGAGCGCGGCGTACGAGTGACTCCAGTTTTTTTTGTAAACGAGAGTATGTACGTTGGAGCTGAACCGATTGAAAATGTAGAAAAATATTTAAGAGACACAGCACAGAACCTCTCTCCTTCTCTTCCTCTCAAGAGATAG
- a CDS encoding KH domain-containing protein, giving the protein MSEYIEQGFLEYVLKNLLDDPTKLVITRTVDDLGVLLEVQVSESDMGKLIGKGGQTAKALRILLRLIGAKKNERINLKILEPPKSEEVI; this is encoded by the coding sequence ATGTCGGAATATATCGAACAAGGTTTTCTCGAGTATGTTCTCAAAAATCTTTTAGATGACCCCACGAAACTCGTCATCACGAGAACGGTTGATGATCTCGGTGTACTTCTAGAAGTCCAAGTTTCCGAGTCCGATATGGGAAAGCTCATTGGAAAGGGAGGACAAACAGCAAAGGCGCTCAGAATTTTGCTCCGCTTGATCGGCGCCAAGAAAAATGAAAGAATCAACCTGAAGATTCTTGAACCACCGAAAAGCGAAGAAGTGATATAG